The DNA segment CTTAGGTCAAGCTCTCCTGTAAGATATGCATCCAGCTTCTTGTCTATTGCCTGGATCAGCATGCTGCTTCCCCCTCCTGAAATTATCCCTATTGTTTTTAAACTGCTCTTTCCGAATTTCAGAACCTTGCATCTTGTTTTCAGGCTCTTTTCAATTATTTTGACTGCCTTGGCGAGAGAAATTGGCTTTTCAAACTCGCCCATAAACCCTATCCTCTGCCTTTTGTAAACTCCAAATCTCCTTATCCTTTTAATGCCAAGAAGATTTGAAAGCATTATGTTATTCCCGTATTTCCTGTCTGCATCAAGGGGCAGATGGACTCCGTAAAGTGAAATGCCTTTCTTCTTAAGAAAAGACATCCTCTTATCAGCAATGCTTCTGAATGAATCCCCTTTCCAGATGAGCCCGTGATGAACAATTATCATGCCGCATTTTTCCCTTGCTGCTTTTTCAAAAACCGATAGGCAGGAATCCACTGCAAATCCTATTTTTCTCACTTCTTTTTTTCCATTGAACTGCAGCCCGTTTTTTGAGGAATCTGAAAATGCCCTTACCCTGAGGGTTTTATTGAGAAATCTTGCTATCTGCAATGCGCCTGCCATGGCATTTTTGTAATCCCTCTTATTTTATAAATTTATTTGTTAAGGCGCAAAAATCCAAAAGATTTTAAAAACATGGGCAATTCCTTACCTGTGAAGGCTAAGCCGGGGAATCAGTCCTTCCCTGTAACTGTAAACGGACTTCAGGACAGGGCTTTCGTCAGGGGTGAGGTTTATGCATAGTGCGTCAGCCTTGGGCACTACTGTGAAATTCTGTCCTGCAGGGCTGTAGTTGTATGCTGACAGAATCAAAAACAATTATGCTTTCCCTGAAATTTTTTAATGGAGAAAATTTTATTTTTTCAAAAAAACCCGCCCTTATCTTTGGCTTTGTGAGCCTTCCGGAATACGGCTCCCTCACCAAAAACTGAATTTTATGCGAGGATAATGGAAGCCTTTTTCCTCCTGCCGATAAAAGCCAGGCATTTGAGCCAGCGGGAGTTGAGGCGATTATCCCGGATGAACGCTGCTCCTCTGATTTGCCATCCATAGAAATAACATACCTGCATGCATGATATGCTTTCTCTGCTCCGAAAAAAATATCATTCAATGCAAGCTCAGGAAGGGTTTTTTGGTTTATCCTTGCTTCCAGACGCAAAAGAT comes from the Candidatus Woesearchaeota archaeon genome and includes:
- a CDS encoding Nif3-like dinuclear metal center hexameric protein, which codes for MAGALQIARFLNKTLRVRAFSDSSKNGLQFNGKKEVRKIGFAVDSCLSVFEKAAREKCGMIIVHHGLIWKGDSFRSIADKRMSFLKKKGISLYGVHLPLDADRKYGNNIMLSNLLGIKRIRRFGVYKRQRIGFMGEFEKPISLAKAVKIIEKSLKTRCKVLKFGKSSLKTIGIISGGGSSMLIQAIDKKLDAYLTGELDL
- a CDS encoding NAD(+)/NADH kinase, translating into MKENFLPKNPSCLVVFIENAPKKALRTLSSILKKRDFNYSFVPRKSISNLKEKAFSGFDLVLTLGGDGTFLSSAHFNRSLPVLGINLNPSEKEGFFTRSRMKNIDSDIENLICGRFHILNLLRLEARINQKTLPELALNDIFFGAEKAYHACRYVISMDGKSEEQRSSGIIASTPAGSNAWLLSAGGKRLPLSSHKIQFLVREPYSGRLTKPKIRAGFFEKIKFSPLKNFRESIIVFDSVSIQLQPCRTEFHSSAQG